A genome region from Arachis duranensis cultivar V14167 chromosome 8, aradu.V14167.gnm2.J7QH, whole genome shotgun sequence includes the following:
- the LOC107462844 gene encoding uncharacterized protein LOC107462844 — MSLVDYASSSDDDVEEPTEQERKEDQKPHLSQNDAPAAPPPQRNPNKSGSTSDQQPEKLSHSSSPLVEKLPDASLLLNSPAASTNLMNASDHSSRVAAALAENASRKRDSNGMASSAVRSKVPRGNMVHTRNVPDTSSGVLVPPQISGRKNVVTEDLSKLFVKKHS; from the exons ATGTCGCTGGTCGATTACGCTTCTTCTTCAGACGACGACGTTGAGGAACCCACCGAACAAGAACGTAAAGAAGATCAGAAACCCCATCTTTCTCAAAACGATGCACCGGCGGCGCCACCTCCTCAACGCAACCC GAATAAATCTGGATCTACATCTGATCAGCAGCCAGAAAAATTATCACATTCATCTTCACCTTTGGTGGAGAAACTGCCAGATGCTTCACTTCTCCTCAATTCACCTGCGGCCTCAACTAATCTGATGAATGCTAGCGACCACTCCTCTCGAGTTGCTGCTGCTCTAGCTGAAAATGCTTCACGTAAGCGAGACTCTAATGGAATGGCCTCCTCTGCTGTTCGCAGCAAAGTTCCCCGAGGAAACATGGTTCATACTAGGAATGTTCCAGATACTTCAAGTGGTGTGCTGGTTCCACCTCAGATTAGTGGAAG GAAAAATGTCGTTACAGAAGACTTGAGCAAGCTATTTGTCAAAAAACACAGTTGA
- the LOC107462858 gene encoding uncharacterized protein LOC107462858 gives MGSLKHRKGKFHTILKHHHLRTIATLFHYAEFCVVLVLIFRLSIKLPMALKTSSEYLGGFVVNPRFVFLLGNFIIVALFVQSGHFSSNGSSTQSSETVLYEEFIQKCSSYKNKEIQERTESIKHNQNVDANRVSLRCNEIHGEKITKTVICLEEKKEYRRCRSDILRHVEREEPRHVLYRCESVKNRGNVGISGSYPEDGMSNDEFRRTIEAFIARQQRLRRQEQCFIA, from the coding sequence ATGGGTTCACTCAAGCACCGAAAAGGGAAGTTCCACACAATCCTGAAACATCACCATCTCCGGACAATCGCAACATTGTTCCATTACGCAGAGTTTTGTGTCGTTTTGGTCTTGATTTTCCGGTTATCGATCAAACTCCCAATGGCTCTCAAAACCTCGAGCGAGTATTTAGGTGGCTTCGTAGTTAACCCTCGCTTTGTTTTCTTGCTCGGAAACTTCATAATCGTCGCACTATTCGTCCAATCTGGTCATTTCTCAAGTAACGGTTCCTCTACACAAAGTTCAGAAACTGTTCTTTATGAGGAGTTCATCCAAAAATGTAGTAGttataaaaacaaagaaattcaAGAAAGAACAGAGAGCATCAAACATAATCAGAATGTTGATGCAAACCGGGTTAGCTTAAGGTGTAACGAAATCCATGGTGAGAAGATAACGAAAACGGTTAtttgtttggaggaaaagaaGGAGTACAGAAGGTGTCGATCAGATATTTTGAGGCACGTGGAGAGAGAGGAACCGCGTCACGTGCTGTATAGGTGTGAGTCGGTGAAGAACAGAGGAAACGTTGGAATTTCCGGTTCGTATCCTGAGGATGGAATGAGTAACGACGAGTTTCGACGCACTATAGAGGCTTTCATTGCTCGCCAACAGAGACTCAGAAGGCAAGAACAATGCTTCATAGCTTAG
- the LOC107462804 gene encoding FKBP12-interacting protein of 37 kDa → MTSPAHFDDDFDFGGGFPARHSGNKRPLPDYNDEDYDNDPFAPKKTKSKTDEVASGVTTGMILSLRESLQNCKDTLATCQNELEAAKSEIQSWHSSIQNEPCVPAGATPEPKMLLDYLQALKSSEESLREQLEKAKKKEAAFIVTFAKREQEIAELKSAVRDLKAQLKPPSMQARRLLLDPAIHEEFTRLKNLVEEKEKKVKELQDNINAVSFTTQSKMGKMLMAKCRTLQEENEEVGNHASEGKIHELAMKVALQKSQNAQIRSQFEGLQKHMQGLTNDVERSNQTVVILQEKLQDKDQEIQKLKQKLQQKNLMMEDGRSDAAENFIECDKPEVPKEAAN, encoded by the exons ATGACTTCTCCTGCGCATTTTGACGAT GATTTTGATTTCGGAGGTGGATTCCCTGCAAGGCATTCAg GTAATAAGAGGCCTTTGCCGGATTACAACGATGAAGATTATGataatgatccttttgcgcctAAGAAG ACCAAATCAAAAACCGATGAGGTTGCTTCTGGTGTAACAACAGGAATGATCTTGTCACTTCGTGAGAG CCTTCAGAACTGTAAGGATACACTTGCAACGTGCCAA AATGAACTTGAGGCTGCTAAATCAGAGATTCAAAGTTGGCATTCTTCAATTCAAAATGAGCCTTGTGTACCTGCTGGTGCCACTCCTG AGCCCAAAATGTTGCTTGATTATCTTCAGGCCCTGAAATCCTCAGAAGAGTCTTTAAGGGAGCAG cttgaaaaggcaaagaaaaaggaagctgCGTTCATTGTAACATTTGCAAAACGAGAACAAGAGATAGCAGAGTTGAAG TCTGCTGTGCGGGATCTAAAAGCACAACTCAAGCCACCTTCAATGCAG GCAAGAAGGTTGTTACTAGATCCAGCTATTCATGAAGAGTTCACGCGTTTAAAG AATTTAGTAgaggaaaaggagaaaaaagtgAAGGAGTTGCAAGATAACATAAATGCAGTAAGCTTTACTACTCAAAGCAAGATGGGGAAGATGCTCATGGCTAAATGTAGAACTCTGCAGGAAGAAAATGAGGAGGTTGGGAATCATGCTTCTGAGGGAAAG ATTCATGAATTAGCCATGAAAGTTGCATTGCAGAAGTCCCAGAATGCACAAATCAGAAGCCAGTTTGAAG GGTTGCAGAAACATATGCAAGGACTGACAAATGATGTGGAAAGATCCAATCAAACG GTTGTAATATTGCAGGAAAAATTACAAGATAAGGATCAGGAGATTCAAAAACTGAAACAAAAGCTCCAACAAAAGAATTTGATGATGGAAGATGGAAGATCGGATGCAGCAGAAAATTTTATTGAGTGTGATAAGCCGGAAGTACCTAAGGAAGCTGCCAACTAG
- the LOC107462793 gene encoding glycosyltransferase-like KOBITO 1 has translation MPSHHQLHVPLRSNPSSSSSFASLSSNSFLSKILLLLTLLPVSLAAIAFVLQWRGGITDPASLLSPPGSHHFPGMADPSPLSPLSHSSSASDCLNLGRTSSPSFPYYHNWKLDYAANIKPKICITTSTSAGLEQILPWMFYHKVIGVTNFFLFVEGKAASPEVSKVLKSIPGVKVVYRTKELEEQQAKSRIWNETWLAGFFYKPCNYELFVKQSLNMEMAIVMARDAGMEWILHLDTDELIHPAGAREYSLRQLLLEVPGNVDMVIFPNYESSVERDDIKEPFSEVSMFKKNYDHLPKDTYFGNYKDSVRGNPNYFLTYGNGKSAARIQDHLRPNGAHRWHNYMKSPNEIKLEEAAVLHYTYAKFSDLTSRRDRCGCKPTKEDVKRCFMLEFDRSAFIIASTATEDEMLKWYNEHVVWGDKDVKLKLLRKGILTRIYTPMVIIQSLRESGVFSSVIASAPTLSKENFLLSIDSSNSSRADASASLPRKTVRTLESEATARRVLDIESAAFHEMAVPPMSPPEVEDNEPYSHS, from the exons ATGCCGAGCCACCACCAACTCCACGTTCCTCTCCGCAGTAacccttcctcctcctcctccttcgcCTCACTATCTTCCAACTCTTTCCTCTCCAAGATTCTTCTCCTCCTCACCCTCCTCCCAGTTTCCTTGGCAGCCATAGCATTCGTCCTCCAATGGCGAGGTGGCATAACAGATCCAGCTTCCCTTTTGTCCCCTCCTGGTTCTCACCACTTCCCTGGTATGGCAGACCCTTCTCCTCTCTCCCCCCTCTCACACTCCTCCTCCGCCTCCGACTGTCTTAATCTTGGCCGCACCTCTTCCCCCTCCTTCCCTTACTACCACAACTGGAAACTTGACTATGCCGCTAATATCAAACCTAAG ATCTGTATTACGACTAGTACATCGGCAGGGCTAGAACAGATTCTACCTTGGATGTTTTATCATAAAGTCATTGGAGTGACGAACTTCTTTCTCTTTGTGGAGGGTAAGGCTGCTTCTCCTGAAGTATCAAAGGTCCTGAAATCAATTCCG GGTGTCAAGGTTGTATATAGAACAAAGGAGCTGGAAGAGCAACAAGCAAAGAG CCGAATTTGGAACGAGACATGGCTAGCAGGTTTCTTTTATAAACCATGCAATTACGAACTTTTTGTGAAGCAATCCCTCAATATGGAGATGGCTATTGTCATGGCAAGG GATGCTGGTATGGAGTGGATTCTTCACCTTGATACGGATGAATTAATACACCCAGCGGGTGCTCGAGAGTATTCTTTGAGGCAGTTGCTTCTTGAGGTTCCAGGAAATGTAGACATGGTCATATTTCCCAACTAT GAGAGCAGTGTTGAGCGAGATGATATTAAAGAACCTTTTAGTGAG GTATCAATGTTTAAGAAGAATTATGACCATCTTCCAAAAGATACATACTTTGGCAATTACAAAGATTCTGTACGTGGGAATCCAAACTACTTTCTGACTTACGGAAATGGTAAATCAGCTGCCCGTATACAAGATCATCTTCGTCCAAATGGTGCACACAGATGGCATAATTACATGAAATCCCCAAA TGAGATCAAGTTGGAGGAGGCTGCTGTTTTGCATTACACATATGCTAAATTCTCAGACCTCACTTCCAGACGTGATCGCTGTGGTTGCAAACCTACCAAAGAAGATGTAAAAAGATGCTTCATGTTGGAATTTGACAGATCT GCTTTCATCATTGCTTCAACAGCAACTGAGGATGAAATGTTGAAGTG GTATAATGAGCACGTTGTGTGGGGTGATAAAGACGTGAAGTTGAAACTGCTGAGGAAGGGGATATTGACTCGCATATATACTCCCATG GTCATAATACAAAGTTTGAGGGAATCTGGGGTCTTCAGCTCAGTTATTGCATCTGCGCCAACACTTTCCAAAGAGAATTTTTTGCTCTCTATCGATAGTAGCAACTCATCAAGAGCTGATGCCTCTGCATCACTCCCTAGAAAGACTGTAAGGACCTTGGAATCTGAAGCTACCGCAAGGAGAGTTCTGGATATTGAATCTGCTGCATTTCATGAAATGGCTGTTCCGCCAATGTCTCCACCAGAAGTAGAAGATAATGAGCCCTATTCTCACTCTTGA